In Burkholderia savannae, one genomic interval encodes:
- the cynS gene encoding cyanase translates to MTQSQHNQTARQALADRIVDAKTRKNLTFEQLNEGTGLSVAFTTAALLGQHPLPADAARTVAAKLDLDDDAVRLLQTIPVRGSIPGGIPTDPTIYRFYEIVQVYGSTLKALIHEQFGDGIVSAINFKLDVKKVDDPEGGSRAVITLDGKYLPTKPF, encoded by the coding sequence ATGACCCAATCGCAACACAACCAGACCGCGCGCCAGGCGCTCGCCGATCGCATCGTCGACGCGAAGACGCGCAAGAACCTCACGTTCGAGCAGCTCAACGAGGGCACCGGCCTGAGCGTCGCGTTCACGACGGCCGCGCTGCTCGGCCAGCATCCGCTGCCCGCCGACGCCGCGCGCACCGTCGCCGCGAAGCTCGACCTCGACGACGACGCGGTGCGCCTCTTGCAGACGATTCCCGTGCGCGGCAGCATCCCGGGCGGCATTCCGACCGATCCGACGATCTACCGTTTCTACGAAATCGTGCAGGTCTACGGCTCGACGCTGAAGGCGCTGATCCACGAGCAATTCGGCGACGGCATCGTCAGCGCGATCAACTTCAAGCTCGACGTCAAGAAGGTCGACGATCCGGAAGGCGGCTCGCGCGCCGTCATCACGCTCGACGGCAAGTACCTGCCGACGAAGCCGTTCTGA
- the tkt gene encoding transketolase: MPPAPRFLDSFSGLDMTTSSPAPTTLMANAIRALAMDAVQQANSGHPGMPMGMAEIGVALWSRHLKHNPTNPHWADRDRFVLSNGHGSMLLYALLHLTGYALPIDELKNFRQLHSKTPGHPEYGITPGVETTTGPLGQGLANAVGMALGEALMAAEFNRDGAKIVDHHTYVFLGDGCLMEGISHEACSLAGTLKLNKLIALYDDNGISIDGDVVNWFNDDTPKRFEAYGWNVIPNVHGHDVDAIDAAIAKAKQSDKPTLICCKTRIGNGAATKAGGHDVHGAPLGAEEIAKTREVLGWKWEPFVIPQEVYAAWDAKEAGKRSEDDWNAAFAQYRAKYPTEAAEFERRMTGKLPADWAAKAAAIVAGANERGETVATRKASQQTIEGLAAMLPELLGGSADLTGSNLTNWKASKAVRANADGPGVQWGNHINYGVREFGMSAAINGLVLHGGYKPFGGTFLTFSDYSRNALRVAALMKVPSIYVFTHDSIGLGEDGPTHQSIEHVASLRLIPNLDVWRPADTVETAVAWTHAVSHQHPSCLIFSRQNLAFNARTDAQIANVEKGGYVLRDWDEEIVARKIILIATGSEVELAMKAVEPLARQGIAARVVSMPSTTVFDRQDAEYRERVLPHGVRRVAIEAGVTGFWRKYVGLEGGVVGIDTFGESAPAGVLFKHFGFTVEHVVETSKAVLA; encoded by the coding sequence ATGCCGCCCGCGCCCCGTTTTCTCGACTCGTTCTCCGGACTCGACATGACGACTTCGTCTCCCGCCCCCACCACTTTGATGGCCAACGCGATTCGTGCGCTCGCAATGGACGCCGTTCAGCAAGCGAACTCCGGCCACCCCGGCATGCCGATGGGCATGGCCGAGATCGGCGTCGCGCTGTGGTCGCGCCACCTGAAACACAACCCGACGAACCCGCACTGGGCCGACCGCGACCGCTTCGTGCTGTCGAACGGCCACGGCTCGATGCTGCTGTACGCGCTGCTGCACCTGACGGGCTACGCGCTGCCGATCGACGAGCTGAAGAACTTCCGCCAACTGCACTCGAAGACGCCGGGCCACCCGGAATACGGGATCACGCCGGGCGTCGAGACGACGACGGGCCCGCTCGGGCAGGGTCTCGCGAACGCGGTCGGCATGGCGCTCGGCGAAGCGCTGATGGCCGCCGAGTTCAACCGCGACGGCGCGAAGATCGTCGATCACCACACGTACGTGTTCCTCGGCGACGGCTGCCTGATGGAAGGCATCTCGCACGAGGCGTGCTCGCTCGCGGGCACGCTGAAGCTGAACAAGCTGATCGCGCTCTACGACGACAACGGCATCTCGATCGACGGCGACGTCGTCAACTGGTTCAACGACGACACGCCGAAGCGCTTCGAGGCGTATGGCTGGAACGTGATTCCGAACGTGCACGGCCATGACGTCGACGCGATCGACGCGGCGATCGCGAAGGCGAAGCAATCGGACAAGCCGACCCTCATCTGCTGCAAGACGCGCATCGGCAACGGCGCGGCGACGAAGGCGGGCGGCCACGACGTGCACGGCGCGCCGCTCGGCGCGGAAGAAATCGCGAAGACGCGCGAGGTGCTCGGCTGGAAGTGGGAGCCGTTCGTGATCCCGCAGGAAGTCTACGCGGCATGGGACGCGAAGGAAGCGGGCAAGCGCAGCGAAGACGACTGGAACGCGGCGTTCGCGCAATATCGCGCGAAGTATCCGACCGAGGCGGCCGAGTTCGAGCGCCGGATGACGGGCAAGCTGCCGGCCGACTGGGCCGCGAAGGCCGCGGCGATCGTCGCGGGCGCGAACGAGCGCGGCGAGACGGTCGCGACCCGCAAGGCGTCGCAGCAGACGATCGAGGGGCTGGCGGCGATGCTGCCCGAGCTGCTCGGCGGTTCGGCCGACCTGACGGGCTCGAACCTCACGAACTGGAAAGCGTCGAAGGCGGTGCGCGCGAATGCGGACGGCCCGGGCGTCCAGTGGGGCAACCACATCAACTATGGCGTGCGCGAGTTCGGCATGAGCGCCGCGATCAACGGCCTCGTGCTGCACGGCGGCTACAAGCCGTTCGGCGGCACGTTCCTGACGTTCTCCGATTACAGCCGCAACGCGCTGCGCGTCGCCGCGCTGATGAAGGTGCCGTCGATCTATGTGTTCACGCACGATTCGATCGGCCTCGGCGAGGACGGCCCGACGCACCAGTCGATCGAGCACGTCGCGAGCCTGCGGCTCATCCCGAACCTCGACGTCTGGCGTCCGGCCGACACGGTCGAGACGGCCGTCGCGTGGACCCACGCGGTCTCGCATCAGCATCCGTCGTGCCTGATCTTCAGCCGCCAGAACCTCGCGTTCAACGCGCGCACCGACGCGCAGATCGCGAACGTCGAGAAGGGCGGCTATGTGCTGCGCGACTGGGACGAAGAGATCGTCGCGCGCAAGATCATCCTGATCGCGACGGGCTCGGAAGTCGAGCTCGCGATGAAGGCGGTCGAGCCGCTCGCGCGGCAAGGGATCGCCGCGCGCGTCGTGTCGATGCCGTCGACGACGGTGTTCGACCGGCAGGACGCCGAATACCGCGAGCGCGTGCTGCCGCACGGCGTGCGCCGTGTCGCGATCGAAGCGGGCGTCACCGGATTCTGGCGCAAGTACGTGGGCCTCGAAGGCGGCGTGGTCGGCATCGACACGTTCGGCGAGTCGGCTCCGGCTGGCGTGTTGTTCAAGCATTTCGGCTTCACCGTCGAGCACGTGGTCGAAACGTCGAAGGCGGTGCTCGCGTAA
- a CDS encoding MFS transporter, translated as MNSVTVPPPALTRGMTLLFACACGIVIGNLYYSQPLLAAIASSFGRKPAELGYLVTLTQLGYAASLLVVVPLGDVVNRHALIVRLLGANVVALVAVASSTSYGFFIAANVCVGFVTCSTQLLVPFAASLADDASRGRAVGTVMSGLLLGILLARVVSGAIADWLGWRAVYAIAAALVLALAGVLSTKLPKDRRTARLDYRKLMGSLATLVRSEPTLALRSVYGALVFACFSLLWTGLTFLLSAPPYRFSEGAIGLFGVVGAMGALAAGAAGRLVDRGHAHAATGLFAAAVLVSFAFIAAGAQSLVALVAGILLLDVGVQGLHISNQSVIYALATDARSRVTTVYLTSYFIGGALGSAVASAAYRFDGWRGVCAAGGALSSTLVALWCVTHGVRARRAAR; from the coding sequence ATGAATTCCGTCACCGTTCCCCCGCCCGCGCTGACGCGCGGGATGACGCTGCTGTTCGCGTGCGCCTGCGGCATCGTCATCGGCAACCTCTACTATTCGCAGCCGCTTCTCGCGGCGATCGCATCGAGCTTCGGGCGCAAGCCGGCCGAGCTCGGCTATCTCGTCACGCTGACGCAGCTCGGTTACGCGGCGAGCCTGCTCGTCGTCGTGCCGCTCGGCGACGTCGTCAATCGCCACGCGCTGATCGTGCGGCTGCTGGGCGCGAACGTCGTCGCGCTCGTCGCGGTCGCATCGAGCACGAGCTACGGCTTTTTCATCGCGGCGAACGTGTGCGTCGGTTTCGTCACGTGCTCGACGCAGTTGCTCGTGCCGTTCGCCGCGTCGCTCGCCGACGACGCATCGCGCGGCCGCGCGGTCGGCACCGTGATGAGCGGCCTCTTGCTCGGCATCCTGCTCGCGCGCGTCGTATCCGGCGCGATCGCCGACTGGCTCGGCTGGCGCGCCGTCTATGCGATCGCGGCGGCGCTCGTGCTCGCGCTCGCCGGCGTGCTCTCGACGAAACTGCCGAAGGATCGCCGCACCGCGCGCCTCGATTACCGAAAGCTGATGGGCTCGCTCGCGACGCTCGTGCGCAGCGAGCCGACGCTCGCGCTGCGCTCCGTCTACGGCGCGCTCGTGTTCGCGTGCTTCAGCCTGCTGTGGACGGGCCTCACGTTCCTCTTGAGCGCACCGCCCTATCGCTTCAGCGAAGGCGCGATCGGTCTGTTCGGCGTCGTCGGCGCGATGGGCGCGCTCGCGGCGGGCGCGGCGGGCCGGCTTGTCGACCGCGGCCACGCCCATGCGGCGACGGGCCTCTTCGCAGCCGCCGTGCTCGTATCGTTCGCGTTCATCGCGGCGGGCGCGCAGTCGCTCGTCGCGCTAGTGGCGGGCATTCTGCTGCTCGACGTCGGCGTGCAAGGGCTGCACATCTCGAACCAGAGCGTCATCTATGCGCTCGCCACCGACGCACGCAGCCGCGTCACGACCGTCTATCTGACGAGCTACTTCATCGGCGGCGCGCTTGGCTCGGCCGTCGCGAGCGCCGCATACCGCTTCGACGGCTGGCGCGGCGTGTGCGCCGCGGGCGGCGCGCTGTCGAGCACGCTCGTCGCGCTGTGGTGCGTGACGCACGGCGTGCGCGCACGCCGCGCCGCACGCTGA
- a CDS encoding 16S rRNA (uracil(1498)-N(3))-methyltransferase has product MSGGATTAAVPRFFVDAALRADAMLPLPADVARHAQVLRLQPGDALALFDGTGGQYHARLVEIDKRGALARIDAFEPAEAEPPYHVTLAQGIAGGDKMDWVIEKAVELGVSAVAPLSTARGVVRLSGERADKRVSHWRGVVRASCEQCGRNRVPDVAPVRGFDAWLDALPPAPADGELRLLLSPRASMAFASLPEVPPAGGVTLLIGPEGGLSPDEELAARARGFAALSLGPRVLRTETAGAAVLAALAARWGGW; this is encoded by the coding sequence ATGAGCGGCGGCGCCACGACCGCGGCGGTGCCGCGCTTCTTCGTCGACGCGGCGTTGCGGGCCGACGCCATGCTCCCGTTGCCGGCCGACGTCGCGCGGCACGCGCAGGTGCTGCGGCTGCAGCCGGGCGACGCGCTCGCGCTGTTCGACGGCACGGGCGGCCAGTACCACGCGCGCCTCGTCGAGATCGACAAGCGCGGCGCGCTCGCCCGGATCGACGCGTTCGAGCCGGCGGAAGCGGAGCCGCCGTACCACGTCACGCTCGCGCAGGGCATCGCCGGCGGCGACAAGATGGATTGGGTGATCGAAAAGGCGGTCGAGCTCGGCGTTTCGGCGGTCGCGCCGCTGTCGACCGCGCGCGGCGTGGTGAGGCTGTCGGGCGAGCGCGCGGACAAGCGCGTCTCCCACTGGCGCGGCGTCGTGCGCGCGTCGTGCGAGCAATGCGGCCGCAATCGCGTGCCGGACGTCGCGCCGGTGCGCGGCTTCGACGCATGGCTCGACGCGCTGCCGCCCGCGCCGGCCGACGGCGAGTTGCGTTTGCTGCTGTCGCCGCGCGCGAGCATGGCGTTCGCGTCGTTGCCCGAGGTGCCGCCCGCCGGCGGCGTCACGTTGCTGATCGGCCCGGAAGGCGGGCTGTCGCCCGACGAGGAACTGGCCGCGCGCGCACGCGGCTTCGCCGCGCTGTCGCTCGGCCCGCGCGTGCTGCGCACCGAGACGGCAGGCGCGGCGGTGCTCGCCGCGCTCGCGGCGCGCTGGGGCGGATGGTGA
- a CDS encoding carbonic anhydrase produces the protein MQDIIEGFLKFQRDALPQRTELFKRLAASQRPRALFISCSDSRLVPELVTQREPGDLFVIRNAGNIVPSFGPEPGGVSASVEYAVAVLEVADVVVCGHSDCGAMTAIASCACLDHLPAVRGWLRYADAAKCVNEAREHAGERERVDSMVRENVVAQLANLNTHPCVRLALEQGRLTLHGWVYDIETGSIDALDGATGRFVALADHPHVRATPPRLDRAA, from the coding sequence ATGCAGGACATCATCGAAGGATTTCTGAAGTTCCAGCGCGACGCGCTCCCGCAGCGCACGGAACTGTTCAAGCGCCTCGCCGCGAGCCAGCGGCCGCGCGCGCTCTTCATCTCGTGCTCGGACAGCCGCCTCGTGCCCGAGCTCGTCACGCAGCGCGAGCCGGGCGATTTGTTCGTGATCCGCAACGCGGGCAACATCGTGCCGTCGTTCGGCCCCGAGCCGGGCGGCGTATCGGCGTCCGTCGAATACGCGGTCGCGGTGCTCGAAGTGGCCGACGTCGTCGTGTGCGGCCACTCGGACTGCGGCGCGATGACCGCGATCGCATCGTGCGCATGCCTCGACCATCTGCCCGCCGTGCGCGGCTGGCTGCGCTACGCGGACGCCGCCAAATGCGTGAACGAAGCGCGCGAGCACGCGGGCGAGCGGGAGCGCGTCGATTCGATGGTGCGGGAAAACGTCGTCGCGCAGCTCGCCAATCTCAACACGCATCCATGCGTGCGGCTCGCGCTCGAGCAAGGACGCCTCACGCTGCACGGCTGGGTGTACGACATCGAGACCGGCTCGATCGACGCGCTCGACGGCGCGACGGGCCGCTTCGTCGCGCTCGCCGACCATCCGCACGTGCGCGCGACGCCGCCGCGACTCGATCGCGCGGCCTGA
- the gap gene encoding type I glyceraldehyde-3-phosphate dehydrogenase, whose product MTIRVAINGYGRIGRNTLRAFYENGKKHDLEIVAINDLGDAKTNAHLTQYDTAHGKFPGEVSVDGDYLVVNGDKIRVLANRNPAELPWGELGVDVVLECTGFFTTKEKASAHLKGGAKKVIISAPGGKDVDATIVYGVNHNVLKAEHTVISNASCTTNCLAPLVKPLNDKIGLETGLMTTIHAYTNDQVLTDVYHEDLRRARSATHSQIPTKTGAAAAVGLVLPELNGKLDGYAIRVPTINVSVVDLSFIAKRDTTVEEVNAIMKEASQGALAGILGYNDAPLVSIDFNHNPASSTFDATLTKVSGRLVKVSSWYDNEWGFSNRMLDTAIALANAK is encoded by the coding sequence ATGACGATTCGCGTTGCAATCAACGGTTACGGCCGCATCGGCCGCAACACGCTGCGCGCTTTCTACGAAAACGGCAAGAAGCACGATCTCGAGATCGTTGCGATCAACGATCTGGGCGACGCGAAGACCAACGCGCACCTGACGCAGTACGACACCGCGCACGGCAAGTTCCCGGGCGAAGTGTCGGTGGACGGCGACTACCTCGTCGTGAACGGCGACAAGATCCGCGTGCTCGCGAACCGCAATCCGGCCGAACTGCCGTGGGGCGAGCTGGGCGTCGACGTCGTGCTGGAATGCACGGGCTTCTTCACGACGAAGGAAAAGGCGAGCGCGCACCTGAAGGGCGGCGCGAAGAAGGTGATCATCTCGGCGCCGGGCGGCAAGGACGTCGACGCGACGATCGTCTACGGCGTGAACCACAATGTGCTGAAGGCCGAGCACACGGTGATCTCGAACGCATCGTGCACGACGAACTGCCTCGCGCCGCTCGTCAAGCCGCTGAACGACAAGATCGGCCTCGAAACCGGCCTGATGACGACGATCCACGCGTACACGAACGACCAGGTGCTGACGGACGTCTACCACGAAGACCTGCGCCGCGCGCGCTCGGCCACGCACAGCCAGATCCCGACGAAGACGGGCGCGGCGGCGGCCGTCGGCCTCGTGCTGCCGGAGCTGAACGGCAAGCTCGACGGCTACGCGATTCGCGTGCCGACCATCAATGTGTCGGTCGTCGACCTGTCGTTCATCGCGAAGCGCGATACGACGGTCGAGGAAGTCAACGCGATCATGAAGGAAGCGTCGCAAGGCGCGCTCGCGGGCATCCTCGGCTACAACGACGCGCCGCTCGTGTCGATCGACTTCAACCACAACCCGGCTTCGTCGACGTTCGACGCGACGCTGACGAAGGTGTCGGGCCGTCTCGTGAAGGTGTCGAGCTGGTACGACAACGAGTGGGGCTTCTCGAACCGCATGCTGGATACGGCGATCGCGCTCGCGAACGCGAAGTAA
- the speE gene encoding polyamine aminopropyltransferase — MSSTLLFHPTPDVAYGFPNARRLARVASDHQAIEVWETALLGRLFTLDGRPMTSVGDEFVYHECMTHPAALAHPAPRKALVLGGGDGGAARQLLKHPCIERIVVAELDPAVVEMARRFLGDVHQGALDDPRVELVIGDAARFVDHACEHFDLAVFDLTPPDSPAASLYTPEFYARLKRILTPQGAVSLHLGSPLFHEARIVSLLAGLHACFAVVAPLCAHVPLYGSPWLMAIASDALDAASLFSHDVDERLAVRRIGGLRFYDAKLHPALFTLPRTLRDTLGMHR; from the coding sequence TTGAGCTCCACCCTCCTCTTCCATCCGACCCCCGACGTCGCCTACGGCTTTCCGAACGCCCGGCGGCTCGCGCGCGTCGCGTCCGATCATCAGGCGATCGAGGTCTGGGAAACGGCGCTGCTCGGGCGCCTCTTCACGCTCGACGGCCGACCGATGACGTCGGTCGGCGACGAATTCGTGTACCACGAGTGCATGACGCATCCGGCCGCGCTCGCGCATCCGGCGCCGAGAAAAGCGCTCGTGCTGGGCGGCGGCGACGGCGGCGCCGCGCGCCAGTTGCTCAAGCATCCGTGCATTGAGCGGATCGTCGTCGCGGAGCTCGATCCGGCCGTAGTCGAGATGGCGCGCCGCTTTCTCGGCGACGTCCACCAGGGCGCGCTCGACGATCCGCGCGTCGAGCTCGTGATCGGCGACGCCGCACGCTTCGTCGATCACGCGTGCGAGCACTTCGACCTCGCCGTGTTCGACCTGACGCCGCCCGACTCGCCCGCCGCAAGCCTCTACACGCCCGAGTTCTACGCTCGCCTGAAGCGCATCCTGACGCCGCAAGGCGCGGTCTCGCTGCACCTCGGCTCGCCGCTCTTTCACGAGGCGCGCATCGTCTCGCTGCTCGCCGGGCTGCATGCGTGCTTCGCCGTGGTCGCGCCGCTTTGCGCGCACGTGCCGCTGTACGGCTCGCCGTGGCTGATGGCGATCGCGAGCGACGCGCTCGACGCGGCGTCGCTGTTCTCGCACGACGTCGACGAGCGGCTCGCCGTGCGGCGCATCGGCGGATTGCGCTTCTACGACGCGAAGCTGCATCCCGCGCTCTTCACGCTGCCGCGCACGCTGCGCGATACTCTCGGCATGCATCGCTAA
- the cynR gene encoding transcriptional regulator CynR: MLLRHIRYFLSVAEQGNFTRAAESLHVSQPTLSQQIRQLEDALGVQLFDRSARAVRLTEFGAAYARHARAALQQLEAGRRAVHDVENLQSGSLRLAMTPTFSAYLIGWLIDGFNARYPGLKLTIREMPQEQIEPLLADDELDVGIAFDPTQSPEIDATPLWVETLALVVGRDHRHARRRKPLSPAEAGDEPLILLSRAFATRSKVDQYFHRNGVTPRVAIEVNSISAMLEMVRGGRIATVLPSAIAERRDDLRAIRLDPPLPRRTAALLTRKGGYRSAAMRAFIDYALARRPEIRSSGGSQARGGASPEGE, encoded by the coding sequence ATGCTGCTCCGACACATCCGTTATTTTCTCTCCGTCGCCGAGCAGGGAAATTTCACGCGCGCGGCCGAGTCGCTGCACGTCTCGCAGCCGACGCTGTCGCAGCAGATCCGGCAGCTCGAGGACGCGCTCGGCGTGCAACTGTTCGACCGCTCGGCTCGCGCGGTGCGGCTGACCGAGTTCGGCGCCGCATATGCGCGGCACGCGCGAGCCGCGCTGCAGCAGCTCGAGGCTGGACGGCGCGCGGTGCACGACGTCGAGAATCTTCAGAGCGGCTCGCTGCGGCTCGCGATGACGCCGACCTTCTCCGCGTATCTGATCGGCTGGCTGATCGACGGCTTCAACGCGCGCTATCCGGGCCTGAAGCTGACGATCCGGGAGATGCCGCAGGAGCAGATCGAGCCGCTCCTCGCCGACGACGAGCTCGACGTGGGGATCGCGTTCGATCCGACGCAGTCGCCCGAGATCGACGCGACGCCGTTGTGGGTGGAGACGCTCGCGCTCGTCGTCGGGCGCGATCATCGCCATGCGCGCCGCCGCAAGCCGCTATCGCCTGCCGAGGCCGGCGACGAACCGCTGATCCTGCTGAGCCGTGCGTTCGCGACGCGCAGCAAGGTCGATCAGTACTTCCATCGCAACGGCGTGACGCCGCGCGTGGCGATCGAAGTGAATTCGATCAGCGCGATGCTCGAGATGGTGCGCGGCGGCCGGATCGCGACGGTGCTGCCGTCGGCGATCGCCGAGCGCCGCGACGACCTGCGCGCGATCCGGCTCGACCCGCCGCTGCCGCGGCGCACGGCGGCGCTGCTCACGCGCAAGGGCGGCTATCGAAGCGCGGCGATGCGCGCGTTCATCGACTATGCGCTGGCGAGGCGACCCGAAATCCGAAGCAGCGGCGGCTCGCAGGCGCGCGGCGGCGCGTCGCCCGAAGGCGAGTAG
- a CDS encoding type 2 periplasmic-binding domain-containing protein → MTQSPFNGRVVRQFRMRRITGFPAVLDKLIRSEKRQATGRGANARASAGGARSMNGAGWWIAPAAGRADIAADPVARSRPANGTALLRRIGRPILACMLVSWLCYFPSVSLAQAASGELADRRVNEFKYFNIDKIYGRAQKPDEIRSFHLTFEGSRNRVYSTELNEHLIASFVDGTATIVQQSRTTPKKMTVLYSNRLSDKTAFVSVAFELTPGHGAALQVVETDRNHNFVDGSPIYRLPSRAEDDPAASDASDQVRVTNRPQFGGPLTIERVSFATRANEDLRARRSVHAYQLECVLPILAIANYVLNRPCDLIKSALSHFDGDRPLKKVAASPAPVAAGLEWRLHSLTSVGSKNPYAGYAASIACKAPLQFAFSSRKPRGPETSDCVFMVMDVITPYLILNHYDFDRAHFDRIIQNVVNTGSSGLAGANSLAEQQLVSAVNAVQARTRENMARISRAFHDASRLNASTISFASTEVGTVDANSANDTLPPVPEPSTSGQATRAVGQFELNLADLTLERFRQLHPEVRPRIRAGNQWVQGNASFAVDVLPNPSPSQIAEVQSTLSQWYPSDSDSNSSSDSDSSDSSGPIAISNTPIGAGALLRSGRTIASSMSDELDERNPGTVIVIARYQNRPVSILMGNVNTDVREASIPYSVSNPDSLRTPYSNAAVRGGGQRTLQRFIEYNLERGIRLISTDAVTQVSAQVKRKFGFKHEDEL, encoded by the coding sequence ATGACCCAAAGTCCTTTCAACGGACGTGTCGTCCGGCAGTTCCGAATGCGCCGGATTACCGGTTTTCCCGCGGTACTGGACAAATTGATTCGGTCCGAGAAACGCCAAGCGACCGGCCGCGGCGCAAACGCTCGGGCGTCGGCGGGCGGCGCACGCAGTATGAACGGCGCAGGCTGGTGGATCGCTCCGGCAGCCGGACGCGCTGACATCGCGGCGGACCCGGTCGCACGGAGTCGGCCCGCTAACGGAACGGCGCTGCTCCGGCGAATCGGACGCCCGATTCTCGCTTGCATGCTCGTCTCCTGGCTGTGCTATTTCCCGAGCGTAAGTCTGGCACAGGCCGCGAGCGGCGAGCTGGCCGATCGCCGGGTAAACGAATTCAAGTATTTCAATATCGACAAGATATACGGACGCGCGCAAAAGCCGGACGAAATCCGGAGTTTCCATCTGACTTTCGAAGGCAGCAGGAATCGGGTGTATTCGACCGAATTGAACGAACACCTGATTGCGTCGTTCGTGGACGGCACGGCGACCATCGTTCAGCAAAGCCGCACCACACCCAAGAAAATGACCGTGTTGTACTCTAACCGGTTGAGCGACAAGACGGCGTTCGTGTCCGTCGCGTTCGAATTGACGCCGGGCCACGGCGCTGCGCTGCAGGTGGTGGAGACCGATCGTAACCACAACTTCGTCGACGGCAGCCCGATCTACAGGCTGCCTTCGCGGGCGGAAGACGACCCGGCGGCAAGCGACGCGTCCGACCAGGTTCGCGTCACCAATCGTCCGCAATTTGGTGGCCCACTGACGATCGAACGCGTGTCCTTCGCCACCCGGGCAAACGAAGACCTGCGCGCGCGACGCTCCGTCCATGCCTATCAACTGGAATGCGTGCTGCCGATCCTCGCGATCGCCAATTACGTGTTGAACCGGCCGTGCGACCTCATCAAGAGCGCGCTTTCTCATTTTGACGGCGATCGGCCGCTCAAGAAGGTCGCGGCGAGCCCTGCGCCCGTCGCGGCAGGCCTGGAATGGCGGCTTCACAGCCTGACCTCGGTCGGCAGCAAGAATCCTTACGCCGGCTATGCGGCGAGCATCGCGTGCAAGGCGCCGCTGCAGTTCGCGTTCTCGTCCCGCAAGCCGCGCGGGCCGGAAACGTCCGACTGCGTGTTCATGGTGATGGACGTCATTACGCCGTACCTGATTCTGAACCACTACGATTTCGATCGTGCGCACTTCGATCGCATCATCCAGAATGTCGTGAACACCGGATCGAGCGGCCTCGCCGGTGCGAATTCGCTTGCCGAGCAGCAACTCGTCAGCGCGGTCAACGCCGTGCAGGCCCGGACGAGAGAGAATATGGCGCGCATCAGTCGCGCATTTCACGATGCGTCCAGGCTGAACGCTTCGACCATCAGCTTCGCCAGCACCGAGGTCGGCACGGTCGACGCCAATTCGGCCAACGACACGTTGCCGCCCGTCCCGGAGCCGTCCACCTCGGGACAAGCGACGAGGGCGGTCGGCCAGTTCGAGCTGAATCTCGCCGATCTGACGCTCGAACGCTTCCGGCAACTTCATCCGGAGGTCAGGCCGCGAATCCGGGCCGGCAACCAATGGGTGCAGGGCAACGCGTCCTTTGCGGTCGACGTGCTGCCGAATCCGAGCCCGTCGCAGATCGCCGAAGTGCAAAGCACGCTGTCGCAGTGGTATCCGTCGGATTCCGATTCCAACTCGTCTTCCGACAGCGACTCCAGCGATTCGAGCGGCCCTATCGCCATTTCGAATACGCCGATCGGCGCTGGCGCACTGCTCAGGTCCGGACGGACGATCGCCTCGTCGATGAGCGACGAGCTCGACGAGCGCAATCCCGGCACCGTGATCGTCATCGCGCGCTACCAGAACCGGCCCGTTTCGATCTTGATGGGTAACGTCAACACGGACGTTCGCGAAGCGTCGATTCCTTACAGCGTGTCCAATCCCGACAGCCTGCGTACGCCATACTCGAACGCCGCGGTTCGCGGCGGGGGGCAGCGCACGTTGCAGCGTTTCATCGAGTACAACCTCGAGCGCGGCATCCGGTTGATCAGCACGGATGCGGTCACGCAAGTGTCGGCCCAGGTCAAGCGGAAGTTCGGCTTCAAGCATGAAGACGAACTATGA
- a CDS encoding VOC family protein, whose product MTDPRPADVPWLTPYLTVRSAHVSIQFFGDAFGFEKRELIDEDGAIMHVEMSYRGQLIVMFAPEGAFGSTARTPRSAGAIAPQSFYLYVDDVDATYRRALDAGAKSLSAPQDQFWGDRFAQIEDLDGYRWALARRIAA is encoded by the coding sequence ATGACCGACCCACGGCCGGCCGACGTGCCCTGGTTGACCCCTTACCTGACGGTGCGCAGCGCGCACGTGTCGATTCAGTTCTTTGGCGACGCATTCGGCTTCGAAAAGCGCGAGTTGATCGACGAAGACGGCGCGATCATGCACGTCGAGATGTCGTACCGCGGCCAGCTGATCGTGATGTTCGCGCCCGAGGGGGCGTTCGGCTCGACGGCCCGCACGCCGAGGAGCGCGGGCGCGATCGCGCCGCAGTCGTTCTATCTGTACGTCGACGACGTCGACGCGACCTATCGTCGCGCGCTCGACGCCGGCGCGAAATCGCTGAGCGCGCCGCAAGACCAGTTCTGGGGCGATCGCTTCGCGCAGATCGAGGATCTCGATGGTTATCGCTGGGCGCTCGCGCGGCGGATCGCGGCATGA